TCTGCTTCTCTGGAGTCTGAAAAGATGTGTTCCaggccattccccccccccccccccaaattaggcCTGATTGCTTCACAGTTTAATGAAGAAAATGGAGATATATAAGGGTTAAATCATTTGAGATTTTAACAGGAGTTACATGGGTGTAGCTGAATTGTCGCCAGGGTTGCATTAACCCTAAGCCGATGTACATTTATTTGGATCTCAGGGCTGCCGGACATGACTGAAAGGCACTTGTGTTTTGGGGCTAAATTACAGTCTCTTATTGAACTCTCAGTGGTGCTGCTATGTGCTGTGCACTTTCAATATTTTCAGTTTGAGACAACTATTATCGCTCCATCTCTGTCTTGAATGTCTGTCTATTTCTATGGCACTTCCTGCTTGGAATATTTTCACGATTCAACCTCCCTTGACCAAAAAAGAGCTTGGATGATTCAAGCACTAAAGGAAATGAATGACGATGCCTTGTGTTTTCATtttttgagaggggggggggggtaaaaggagAAAGAGGAGCCAAGAGAGATGTGAACTCATTTTTCATAAAAAcgtttattttgttatttttcttcTAGATTTATAAACCTTAATTTACAGAAAACCCCATAGGTCTTTCTCCCCTCTTCTCATTCTGTCTTCCATCTTACGCAGGCCATACACCATACTTGGAGAATGCCATTCTCTATTCTGAAGTGCTGGCTGTGCAAGGAATCACATGATACTGCTCATGTTCATATTATGCTACAGTTTTGTTCCCACCATCTATTCTCGCCACTACATCAATATCCTTCTTCCAACATTTCTCTTAATCTTTGACATCTACACACTTTCCTTCACCCTTCCTCCTGGTCACATGTTGGTACCAGGCTTTCCCTTTGAACTGAGACTGGGCTTCTTTACATCATCGCTCCTGAGTGATCCTTCTTGATTCCTATGCCTTTGATAAAACAGTCGCACACACATTCCATTTCTAATCTGTTTGAAAAGCATTTCAAGTTCAGGGTTAAGTACACTAcaaaagcacacttttctcccaGAGACAGGCAGAGAGGGTGCACAAAGCAGATATGCCTATTCGTCAGATCAAGAGCATGGCTATTAAATCAGAAGCAATTAACTAACTAGGCTGACATTTTCATTCACCATTTTGAACACTTAAGATTTCCAAAAAAGGCATAAATCGGCACGTGGatgttttttttcatcaaaatgtccaagtgccaattttcaaaaccatttttcTGGACGTCTTGCAAGGCGTTATAGCTGCTGTTCATCCCAAACTAAAGGGGACgtgttggaggtgtgttatgggtgggcttagacttggCCATCTTGCGGTATAATTTAACTTTTcacaagacatcctggatgaaaccgAGATATTatgaactagacctgttttggcatttaaatgccaaaaaggtactcaaactgaccaggtgaccactggagggattaaataatgacccccagtggtcactgacctccttCCACCCACCCAAAATGCTGAATGAAACAGCACACACCTGTCTCCAGAATAGCAGCATCTGGAATGGGAAAGCCTAGTggagcagcacacaggtgtcttaagtagcttggTGAGTGGGctagagaaggacccaggcccataagccattctaaccactatatttatgatggaaagtgtgaggccaccaaaactcaccaaaaccctactatatagCCATATAGGTGGTATCTACAGATAcaaaggctattggggtagtagtcAAGTGGGAataataggttttgggggagttttggagggctcaccatacattagaagggggcTATGGTGacatgtacttctggcaccctttatgtgaaattcacagctcTATTGGACTGGTTACATGGCATGccattgctggcccctcccatgtccaaacggtctggatttggatggttttgtggtcgaaaatggtgaACAAAGTTGGCCGTCCTAAGATTGGATGTCCTGGAGGCCAAGATATCTAAGTAggtgatttttaaacaaaaaaggaaatggcTGTTTCTCCACCTCCCCCTTTGGATATCTTGTGGGAAACATCTAAAGTCAGACGTAGACATCCTATAGAAAATGCCCCTCATTGTCAGCTATATGGAAACATCTTGAAGTCATATTCTGTATTTTAGTTCCAGCTTGCTTAATCCAAATAATTATCTTCAACCTCATATACAGTATGTTGTTTAGACAAGGTTTGAATAGATAGGATTACTTCTTTTGATTTGTCATGTAACTACTCTGCTTCTAGTATAGCTTGAAGGCTATTGATGACTTTATGAGGTTAAGGAATGCTCGATACATACAAATAGTCTTATGTGAGGAGGTGTTGAAAAACTGTTGATATGTTATTCAtatgtctcaatttttttctagtTTTCATGGACCTACGTGGGCTAAAGGTGATAACTTTTCAATGGCAGGAAAGCAAATAGCATCCgttcaatacttttttttttaatccctaaAGTTGGGTGAAGATATGGGCTCCTCACCTTTTGAGCAGTGGGCACAAGGAGACTTGGTTGTTAGTTCACCAAGGAGATTTGGGTAGTACTGAAAGGAAGGGCTGTATTCCAGTTAAGAGAAAAGAATCCCGTTATGGTCCTCGGTTCCCATTGCCATCCTAGGAGGCCTGAAAGCCAAATGACCTTGAATTCTGGGACTAGGCTGCCTATTTATTTCTCAGAGTTACATGCTTTTATAATTCTTTTGTACGAGAGCATTCATTGTAATTAAGACGGGGCAAAATAACAGCGTCAGCTTTGCAGAGAGGACTGCAAATGAGACTGTCACGGTAGAAATACACCTTGGACCATTTCTTGTGGGAAGATATATTGACCCAGTTCATCTTATTACAAAATAACTGCAGAGTTCATATTATTGGAGCATTTTATAGTTTTCATTTAAATGAATGATGCAGGAAAAAAGATTTTCACAGAAGAGCATTCAAAATGCTGTTTCCGTGCTTGGAGAATTACAGGCACATCAGTGTGTCTATATTTAGGCAGGTGAAGGGAAGTTCTATAACTTTAATTTAGGGGGGCCACAATTATATTCCCAatgaggcccaaattctatatatagcgccATATGTTGTGCGCACAACCGATGTGCGTGTACAACTTGTTTACCGAGACCAATCGGGTGCCAGTAATTGGCAATTTACACCTCATAATGCTAATTGGcgctaattaaaagttacatgcacaattTGGTTCTAGTGTGCAAATCTCAAAAGGGGTCATCATgaccaggagaggagcgtggacATTCCTAAAAGTCATGCGCACTGTTAAAGATTATGCCTGATCCCATGCACAGAGGTTTTGGGGGgagtttgggagggctcaccatacattagaagggggttatggtgacatGTACTTCTGGCGCCATTTATGTGGAATTCATATATAGAATTACCCCAACAGAGGTGTGTCAGTCAGCGGTTCATGATTGGCTGAACACATCCTGCAGTTTTAGAATGCTGTCAACAGAGAATAAGTGAGTTGAACAAATTCTTAAAGATAACATAATATTTGGGAGCTGTGCTTGGATGAGCATAATGGCACCTGTGTAATTTCCAAATTGGTGCCTAAATGTTTTTTAGTACTTAAAGACTGCCCTCTGCAATAACAGCAGAGCGGTTTACAAATTTAAacacaaaagaaaggaactccattatcaAAAGAAAAGGTGAAACAAGCAAAAAAGCGAGAGACGAAAAGAAGTGTGACCTCCTAAAAATTAAAATCTAAAAGCTGCACTCTGAAATCCCTCCCTTGGATCCAATCCAAACGGTCTTACGATGATGAATAATAACAGTCATTCTAAGGATATGCTAAACTGAAGAGATAGGTTTTCAAAAGACTTCTAAATTCAGTGTAAGAAGGTTCAATGGGTAATTCAGTAGGAATAGAATTCCATAAATATGGcgcagatgcaaaaaaaaaaaaaaaaaaataacgcaTCCCTCTAAAATAACTTGTTTGTGATAAAGTTTTACATATGGTAGGAtaagctcagagacatggaggggcaatCAACggggtaaaaaaaacccaaccacctcaccatccaatcattgctgATCTCCTCCACACTTTTTAGCTTTCTCAATttaaattatgaaaaactggtgAACGTCAAATCATTTCAATAAAGCTTGATATATTAAACAGCACTTAGCCATAACATGGTTCTTTGGTTCCGATGTGGACACATTTCGTTTactgcttcaggaaaccaaaaCGCCGACAAGCTGAACTACTATCATTAGCAGCAAGAAAAGGTAATTATCTAGAAAAATACaaaagtcaaaacgtataagttccgactggtaaagcagttagcagggtttaaaaaaggtttgcttATTTCCTAAAAGTTCATAACCCATTATTATGATGGACTTGGGaaattccactgcttatttctaggatgagtaacataaaatgtgttttactctttgggatttttccaggtacttcacctggattggccactgttgggaaaagaatactgggcttgatggaccttcggtctgtcccagtatggcagtgcttatgttcttatgtcaatctGTCTTAACATTTCAAAAGCACGTGTtataaatttatgtttaaaattgtctttttcttttatatttctgggccatagactatagaagtctgcccagtactattcttaattccatctactggagttgcCTTTGAAGCTTACTCcaacctatccaaaccatctcgtcatttgcgggatacagaccgtaagtctgcccagcactgtccttaTGCTCCAAATTTCTGGAGTTcctgttgaagccctccccagcccttctTAAACTGAATTATTGCCATGTACAAGACCCAGACCGTGCAcgtctgcccagtaccagccttagttcttcaaataTACAATTTACAAATAAATCATCTTCAAAATGGTGAATGTTCTGCTCTGCCTGGGAGGGAAGACATTATCCTCACTCTGATACCTGGAAAGTATCTTCCTACCTCACCAACAAGGACTCTGGAAAGCATATTTATAAAGGCCAAAAATGATCCCTTGCCATCTCGCCCTCAATCTCATTTTTTATTCTAGCTTTTGAAACTCCTCAGGCATCTAATGAAAGTCCAGGCGGGCTCTGTTCTTGTAAAGATTAGAATTAAATGCTAAATCTAATTATTAAAAGAAGAAGCACATCAAATAAGAGCATCACATGGCTCAGGCTGCAGTTATTCAGGACCTTGGACCTCAGCGATTATTGCTTCTCTTCCTGGAGGCCACTGAAGCCCAGATTCTAAAAGTGGAGCTGTAATTGACAGGCGTCTGAAGAAACGGCGCCGGTTGTGTATCACTCAGATTACGGCACAGCGTATAGAATTGTGGCCTGCTTCGAAGGtaagcgccagaaatgtaggcccgggttttaaaggcctacatttctagtgctTACCTTCGATGTAGACTCAAGCTCAGTGGCCCTAAACATCAACCCCGCCCACAGCCACATTGACATTCGGCACTTCTAGGTGTCTGCATAGATGCAATTCCGACGCCATGTTTTGTAGACACCTTGTGGCGcctactttttatttttatttttttaattagtttttaagaGCGCCATCAATTACTACTTAgttaatagccaattaaaacaactTGGGAGCCAGTAGAGCATGTACTGGCACATTCCTAAtggcaccatttttagaatctggGTCTGAATTCCACAGTAAAAAGGATTTctcgggggttttttttttttttagttttttttctaGCTTCTTTGGGATCCGATAAAAACTTTCGGAATTCAATATGCTTTATGAAATTACTGGAACAGAGCCAGCAAAGATAATAAAGGAATCTTGATTGGCTTACACCTGACCTTGGATCAAAATGGCCTGTGACAGATGAGTTTCTTTCTTTCACTGTCCCATCTCTTCCAGGGGCAGCTGTGGCAATAAATATTGGTGTCCATAACCCCTTAGTGATGAATTTCAGACTCTCTTCGTGCCCAAATGGTCATAGTCAGAAACCCCTGCTGGCTCAAGAATAGGCGTGTTTGGCCCAGCAATTTTCTGTTCCTTCTTTGAGAGTTCCAGGTCCAGTAGAACTGGGGCTGGGATCTAGCAATGTAAGCCTTCATTTACAATTACCTCAGGATTTTCCTCCCTGTTCTATATCTCTCATCCAGGGCTCCTTCCCATTTCCTGCTTTTGAAATGTTAAGACagattgacataagaacataagccctAAATTCAGCCAGTAGGTGTCACCATTGTATAGTGACAATGAATTCCTCTGTCCGCCAAAGGATGTGAGTGTCGCTTCTGCAGCTGACCAAGAGAGCAGAAATCCTAAGCTGAGAATGAAGCCTAGATCTCTCTGCAGTACCACTGAGCCATGGGGTCAGCCCTAGTCTTGAGACCAACCCTAAAAGAGTTAAGAATAACTATTATTCTTCAGTTGTTATCTATAACTGTAGACAGGTATATTTGTTGAGCATGTATGTATAATATATCTATATAATGCATATATTTGCTTATAGTACATACATATACAGTGTGTATGTGGACAGTGTACAAGGATATACAGATATACACTAAAGCCCCCACAAGCTCAAGAAAAGATTTCCTGCTCTAAAACTCTACATTTCTCGTTTTATTGATTTTTGTTACTCTGATGTAAGTAGCTTTCACCAAGCAACCTGTGCATGAAAACCACCCTTTAATACACTTATGAGTCATTTTCTTGACTGGAGCATCCCACAGGAAAGCACAGATTAGGATGAAAGACTCAGGGTCTCCATATGCCCCTCATCACTTATTCTGCCAACCCGAGGCAGACCTGTTGAAATCCTTTAGCTCCTCATGTGTGGCCTTGTGGTGAAGCCGACCTAAGTCAAACAAGGCTGTGATCTTCTTCAGAGGTCTAGAAGCAGCCTCTTTTAGTTTGCGGGCATCAAAGCGAGGTGCAAAGAGAAGGAGGGGAAGACGGCATCGAAATGGAAAGATCCTTTCGTCTTTTATTATTTGCATCTCTCCACTTTTCGtggtttcttctctctcttttgctTGCTTGAGGCTTTCCTTCATCATCTGGAATAGGACAGCATTCCACATTTTGGTTGCCCGAGATTCCTTGGGTTTTGCTGTTTTGTCATCTATGGTAGAATCTTCATGAACCATTtcaatttttttctcttcttctttgggCTTGGGTGTGTCAGATTCTGGAGCTGGAAACTCAGGCTCCTCTGGATCTACTACCAAGTGTTTTTTGAGGCGAGACCAACCACTTAAGTTGGTCCTTGAAGGTTTGATCTCAGTGGACTTCATCAAGGGTTCAGCCTTGGGTAAAATGCTAATGTTGGATTTATCATCATTAGCTGTTGACTGTGGTGAAGTGTCATGAACTGGAACATGTATAATTTTTGAATTGACAGATTTATCAGTTTTGGTTGGTGTTCCACACATCTCATCCATACAAACCACAGCAGAGATATCCTGCTTTGGGGTCGGTGACCTTGTAATTTCAGTGAGTGATTCTGAAATTTTGTCATTTGTGATTGCAGGCCTGCTGAAAGTGGTACCAGGACTTACAGGTCTGTGGACTGAAGCATTTGGGGTTAAAAGTCTGGGAACTGGTGTGCTTGGGGTTAACGGTCTGGACCCCCTAGCATCATCTGACTTTGATTTTGGAGTAGCTGCTCTGGGAATTTCAGAAGCAGGACTGGATGGACTGGGGGGAAAAACAAAGATTGTAGTGGTGTTTACCTGCTCATGAGTTGCAGCTGTGTTATCATTAGTATTGACCACTGAAGATAAGCACTTTGTTGGTAACTCTGAGTGACTTGTTTCAGGCTGGGCCATTGACACTGGGATCCTCTTTTCATCGTTAGGGGTCATATTTTTCTCATCTCGCTCCAAGGTGGGGGTCCTTGCCCTTAAAGTCTGTACACTAGAGACCTGTGTGTGCACTTCAGTTACATGGGTTACCTGTACTGGAGCCTCAAAGTCAGAGGTACTTAGATCAGCTGTAGTACTGGATGGAGTTTTAGGTGCTGAGATATGATGGATAGCTGATGACGAGTGCCCTGTAGTGGGCTTCGGAGCCTGGTTTGGTACAACTGACTCTGCCCTTGGCCCCTGTGGAGGCTGCTGGAGTTGAACGTGTGGAATGCGCTGCTTTGAGACAACTGAAATGGGTGATGATGGTGTCAGCTTGATATATTCAGAGAGGCTCCTTTGCTCACTTATAGTAAAGGTGAACGATTTTTGCTTGGAATATGGT
This genomic window from Geotrypetes seraphini chromosome 19, aGeoSer1.1, whole genome shotgun sequence contains:
- the LOC117352310 gene encoding mucin-2-like — translated: MLITVTPLQSGLLHPQAPPPLLPKPGKENLRLQRLQKKSAKKPVLAAPQPNTYRSTLSPVNEASPDLEYNGYTPPPKTPETPKYLTISLPPRYTKPVIHHVASPYSKQKSFTFTISEQRSLSEYIKLTPSSPISVVSKQRIPHVQLQQPPQGPRAESVVPNQAPKPTTGHSSSAIHHISAPKTPSSTTADLSTSDFEAPVQVTHVTEVHTQVSSVQTLRARTPTLERDEKNMTPNDEKRIPVSMAQPETSHSELPTKCLSSVVNTNDNTAATHEQVNTTTIFVFPPSPSSPASEIPRAATPKSKSDDARGSRPLTPSTPVPRLLTPNASVHRPVSPGTTFSRPAITNDKISESLTEITRSPTPKQDISAVVCMDEMCGTPTKTDKSVNSKIIHVPVHDTSPQSTANDDKSNISILPKAEPLMKSTEIKPSRTNLSGWSRLKKHLVVDPEEPEFPAPESDTPKPKEEEKKIEMVHEDSTIDDKTAKPKESRATKMWNAVLFQMMKESLKQAKEREETTKSGEMQIIKDERIFPFRCRLPLLLFAPRFDARKLKEAASRPLKKITALFDLGRLHHKATHEELKDFNRSASGWQNK